The Azospirillum brasilense genome window below encodes:
- the yhhA gene encoding YhhA family cyclophane-containing RiPP (triceptide-type peptide natural product; maturases include a radical SAM/SPASM enzyme and a 2OG-Fe(II) oxygenase) encodes MLDSVSMTEPNSGVATDVRGTILRSDTSNPAIQRLQARIRAGSDNGALITSYDRMHHRHSRS; translated from the coding sequence ATGCTCGACAGCGTTTCCATGACCGAACCGAACAGCGGCGTTGCGACGGACGTGCGCGGCACGATCCTCCGGTCTGACACGTCCAACCCTGCGATCCAGCGTCTCCAGGCGCGCATCCGCGCGGGCAGTGACAACGGTGCGCTCATCACGAGCTACGACCGCATGCACCATCGCCACAGCCGCTCCTGA
- a CDS encoding calcium-binding protein, whose translation METIEVRYKPVTTLGVDTGFYHKYLVYTNSSGDQYYARGGPASRTDSDLGSGGGSDSSGSSGGSGSGDNVPFGRIETEYGEYAPGTIDFDQDGTHPREVLKEGNDLSGDWDRIKQNMDDIERSNTPYNPAGPNSNSAVDSALDGTDIPRPQLDDTLYPSPGSDEQINTEESDDEDDSETPPTPDGPGDPSDWPSDNPAHPGMDGAGQMASPIILDLDGDGVETTTFAVQFDHDANGFAERSAWVGQDDGLLVLDRDGNGQIDSGRELFGNNTLLANGTNASNGFLALAEQDDNGDGRIDATDAAWQTLRIWRDLNQDGVADTGELATLADSGIQALSLSYADSAFTDGYGNEHRQVGTFTRSDGSSGTATDVWFKADLSNTMPPHSVPISSTIAALPDMKGMGNVRSLHQAMALDSSLTDLVWQFTTETSVSGRNMLIEQIMLRWTGSDGVIPDSRGLYVDARHLSALEALSGKPFLQLGTSSNPRWQAGAELERTYAAVREQVYASLMAQSHFAAEYELLQARGYDNGLIALAYDCIQGADNPAMAIGLAEFVRISQQNGTHASPAFVVFRDIISTYAPLLAVALPSRGNDGIVGTFGNDLIDGWTGNDTLAGGEGNDTYRFGHGYGQDTIMESGGDDEILMNAGIKPSDVTLSVDGVDLLITVGTDGDALRIINFYASPINGIERVRFADGTIMALDDGQNLIGDDGANQLSGQWLNDSLNGAAGNDTLYGYIGNDTLDGAAGNDLLLGGIGNDLLFGGNGADTLSGEGGKDILDGGAGNDLLLGGSDTDTYVLTRAGGADLVSDDTDGVADRIYVADATSADTTLTLSGNDLVVTIADSGASLTVINFTNRSQISEIVFTDGTVWDYSAIVSHFVSTTSGDDIMIGFAHSDTLDGGAGNDTINGASGNDVIIGGIGDDLLSGDLGNDTYHFGRGSGQDTIRDFDNINGNLDTVVFGTGITAADLTFSFANSGADLVIGIAGSTDTLTLDDDLVASMHRIEQFRFADGTALSHAELLAQALTGSVGNDTLYGDETANTFLASTGNDTLIGKAGNDTYHFGRGSGQDTIRDFDNINGNLDTVVFGTGITAADLTFSFANSGADLVIGIAGSTDTLTLDDDLVASMHRIEQFRFADGTALSHAELLAQALTGSVGNDTLYGDETANTFLASTGNDTLIGKAGNDTYHFGRGSGQDTIRDFDNINGNLDTVVFGTGITAADLTFSFANSGADLVIGIAGSTDTLTLDDDLVASMHRIEQFRFADGTALSHAELLDLAHHGTPGNDTLIGKAGNDTYHFGRGSGQDTIRDFDNINGNLDTVVFGTGITAADLTFSFANSGADLVIGIAGSTDTLTLDDDLVASMHRIEQFRFADGTALSHAELLAQALTGSVGNDTLYGDETANTFLASTGNDTLIGKAGNDTYHFGRGSGQNTIRDFDNINGNLDTVVFGTGITAADLTFSFANSGADLVIGIAGSTDTLTLDDDLVASMHRIEQFRFADGTALSHAELLAQALTGSVGNDTLYGDETANTFLASTGNDTLIGKAGNDTYHFGRGSGQDTIRDFDNINGNLDTVVFGTGITAADLTFSFANSGADLVIGIAGSTDTLTLDDDLVASMHRIEQFRFADGTALSHAELLAQALTGSVGNDTLYGDETANTFLASTGNDTLIGKAGNDTYHFGRGSGQDTIRDFDNINGNLDTVVFGTGITAADLTFSFANSGADLVIGIAGSTDTLTLDDDLVASMHRIEQFRFADGTALSHAELLAQALTGSVGNDTLYGDETANTFLASTGNDVLYGRGGNDRLNGGEGTDTLAGGIGNDTFVFVQGEANGDIISDFSKSGSNGQDFIEFRGYGYSASLTSNGDYWTISDGYTSETIKIIGVSVLSSGTNYAFTP comes from the coding sequence ATGGAAACAATAGAAGTCCGGTACAAGCCAGTCACTACTTTGGGCGTTGATACGGGCTTCTACCATAAATATTTGGTCTATACTAATTCTTCTGGCGATCAATATTACGCCCGCGGCGGTCCGGCAAGCCGAACGGATAGCGATTTGGGAAGTGGTGGGGGCAGCGACAGCAGCGGCAGTTCTGGAGGCAGTGGTTCAGGTGATAACGTACCCTTTGGGCGAATCGAAACTGAATACGGAGAATACGCGCCAGGCACTATCGACTTCGACCAGGACGGCACCCATCCGCGCGAGGTTTTGAAAGAAGGCAACGACCTATCGGGTGATTGGGACCGCATCAAGCAGAACATGGACGACATAGAACGCTCCAATACACCTTACAATCCAGCAGGACCAAACAGTAATTCGGCGGTTGATAGTGCACTGGATGGCACGGATATTCCCCGCCCCCAGTTGGATGACACTCTGTACCCGTCCCCCGGATCTGACGAACAGATCAACACCGAGGAGTCCGATGATGAGGACGACTCAGAAACCCCGCCTACTCCTGACGGGCCTGGAGATCCATCGGATTGGCCGTCTGACAATCCTGCCCATCCAGGTATGGACGGGGCCGGTCAGATGGCTTCACCTATCATTCTTGATCTCGACGGCGATGGGGTAGAAACAACAACCTTCGCCGTGCAGTTTGATCATGACGCCAACGGCTTTGCTGAACGCTCCGCCTGGGTGGGCCAGGACGATGGCCTGCTGGTTCTTGATCGCGACGGTAACGGGCAGATCGACAGCGGACGAGAGCTATTCGGCAACAACACTTTGCTGGCAAACGGAACTAACGCCAGCAATGGGTTTTTGGCTTTGGCGGAACAGGACGACAACGGTGACGGACGTATTGATGCCACTGATGCGGCTTGGCAGACACTACGAATTTGGCGTGATCTGAACCAAGACGGTGTTGCCGACACGGGCGAGTTGGCAACCTTAGCCGACTCCGGCATTCAGGCACTCTCGCTCAGCTATGCTGATTCCGCTTTTACCGATGGCTATGGCAACGAACACCGCCAAGTTGGCACCTTCACCCGTTCCGACGGAAGTTCCGGCACCGCAACGGACGTCTGGTTCAAAGCCGATCTGAGCAACACCATGCCGCCACACTCCGTTCCAATCAGCAGCACCATCGCAGCGCTGCCGGACATGAAAGGAATGGGCAATGTTCGTAGCCTGCACCAAGCAATGGCGCTGGACTCCAGCCTGACAGATTTGGTGTGGCAGTTCACCACCGAAACCAGTGTTTCGGGCCGTAACATGCTGATAGAACAAATTATGCTGCGCTGGACTGGAAGCGACGGCGTAATCCCGGATAGCCGCGGCCTATACGTGGACGCACGGCATCTGTCAGCGCTCGAGGCGTTATCTGGAAAGCCTTTCCTCCAGTTGGGCACCTCATCCAACCCGCGGTGGCAGGCTGGAGCGGAGCTGGAGCGGACCTACGCGGCTGTTCGGGAACAGGTCTACGCTAGCCTGATGGCTCAAAGCCACTTCGCTGCAGAATACGAACTGCTGCAGGCGCGCGGTTATGACAACGGGCTGATCGCCTTAGCCTACGACTGCATACAAGGCGCAGACAACCCCGCGATGGCGATTGGGCTGGCAGAGTTCGTCCGGATTAGTCAGCAGAATGGGACGCACGCCTCACCGGCTTTCGTTGTGTTTCGTGACATAATTTCTACCTATGCGCCGTTATTGGCAGTGGCGCTGCCCAGTCGAGGCAATGATGGCATTGTGGGCACCTTTGGTAATGACCTGATCGATGGTTGGACAGGCAACGATACGCTGGCCGGGGGAGAGGGCAATGATACCTATCGCTTCGGTCACGGCTACGGTCAGGACACCATCATGGAGAGCGGTGGTGACGACGAGATCCTGATGAATGCAGGCATCAAGCCGTCCGATGTAACGCTCTCGGTCGATGGAGTCGATCTTCTCATTACCGTCGGCACTGATGGCGACGCCCTAAGGATTATTAACTTTTACGCCTCGCCTATCAACGGTATAGAGCGAGTCCGCTTTGCCGACGGTACGATTATGGCACTTGACGATGGCCAAAACCTCATCGGCGATGATGGTGCCAACCAGCTAAGTGGTCAATGGCTGAACGACTCACTCAACGGTGCCGCCGGCAATGACACGCTGTACGGCTATATTGGAAATGATACCCTTGACGGTGCTGCTGGCAATGACCTGCTCCTAGGGGGCATCGGCAACGACCTGCTCTTTGGGGGCAACGGAGCTGATACGCTGAGTGGCGAGGGGGGCAAAGACATACTGGACGGTGGCGCCGGCAATGACCTACTTCTCGGCGGTTCGGACACCGATACTTATGTTCTCACCCGCGCGGGCGGCGCGGATTTGGTGTCTGACGATACAGACGGTGTAGCCGATCGCATCTATGTGGCAGACGCAACCTCCGCTGACACCACCTTGACCCTCTCTGGCAACGATCTGGTCGTGACTATCGCCGACAGTGGCGCCTCACTAACAGTCATCAACTTCACCAACCGGTCCCAGATCAGCGAGATTGTCTTCACCGACGGTACAGTGTGGGACTACAGCGCAATTGTCTCCCACTTTGTATCTACGACCAGTGGCGACGATATTATGATTGGTTTTGCTCATAGCGATACCCTCGATGGCGGGGCTGGCAACGACACCATTAATGGTGCCAGCGGAAACGATGTCATCATCGGTGGAATAGGCGATGACTTGCTTTCGGGTGACCTCGGCAACGACACCTACCATTTCGGCCGCGGCTCCGGTCAGGACACCATCCGGGACTTCGACAACATCAACGGCAACCTCGACACGGTGGTGTTCGGCACCGGCATCACGGCTGCGGACCTGACCTTCTCGTTCGCCAACAGCGGCGCCGATCTGGTGATCGGCATCGCCGGCAGCACCGACACCCTGACCCTGGACGACGATCTCGTCGCGTCCATGCACCGCATCGAGCAGTTCCGCTTCGCCGACGGCACCGCCCTCAGCCACGCCGAGCTGCTGGCCCAGGCCCTCACCGGCTCCGTCGGCAACGACACGCTCTACGGCGACGAGACGGCCAACACCTTCCTGGCAAGCACCGGCAACGACACCCTGATCGGCAAGGCGGGCAACGACACCTACCATTTCGGCCGCGGCTCCGGTCAGGACACCATCCGGGACTTCGACAACATCAACGGCAACCTCGACACGGTGGTGTTCGGCACCGGCATCACGGCTGCGGACCTGACCTTCTCGTTCGCCAACAGCGGCGCCGATCTGGTGATCGGCATCGCCGGCAGCACCGACACCCTGACCCTGGACGACGATCTCGTCGCGTCCATGCACCGCATCGAGCAGTTCCGCTTCGCCGACGGCACCGCCCTCAGCCACGCCGAGCTGCTGGCCCAGGCCCTCACCGGCTCCGTCGGCAACGACACGCTCTACGGCGACGAGACGGCCAACACCTTCCTGGCAAGCACCGGCAACGACACCCTGATCGGCAAGGCGGGCAACGACACCTACCATTTCGGCCGCGGCTCCGGCCAGGACACCATCCGGGACTTCGACAACATCAACGGCAACCTCGACACGGTGGTGTTCGGCACCGGCATCACGGCTGCGGACCTGACCTTCTCGTTCGCCAACAGCGGCGCCGATCTGGTGATCGGCATCGCCGGCAGCACCGACACCCTGACCCTGGACGACGATCTCGTCGCGTCCATGCACCGCATCGAGCAGTTCCGCTTCGCCGACGGCACCGCCCTCAGCCACGCCGAGTTGCTGGACCTCGCCCACCACGGAACGCCAGGCAACGACACCCTGATCGGCAAGGCGGGCAACGACACCTACCATTTCGGCCGCGGCTCCGGCCAGGACACCATCCGGGACTTCGACAACATCAACGGCAACCTCGACACGGTGGTGTTCGGCACCGGCATCACGGCTGCGGACCTGACCTTCTCGTTCGCCAACAGCGGCGCCGATCTGGTGATCGGCATCGCCGGCAGCACCGACACCCTGACCCTGGACGACGATCTCGTCGCGTCCATGCACCGCATCGAGCAGTTCCGCTTCGCCGACGGCACCGCCCTCAGCCACGCCGAGCTGCTGGCCCAGGCCCTCACCGGCTCCGTCGGCAACGACACGCTCTACGGCGACGAGACGGCCAACACCTTCCTGGCAAGCACCGGCAACGACACCCTGATCGGCAAGGCGGGCAACGACACCTACCATTTCGGCCGCGGCTCCGGCCAGAACACCATCCGGGACTTCGACAACATCAACGGCAACCTCGACACGGTGGTGTTCGGCACCGGCATCACGGCTGCGGACCTGACCTTCTCGTTCGCCAACAGCGGCGCCGATCTGGTGATCGGCATCGCCGGCAGCACCGACACCCTGACCCTGGACGACGATCTCGTCGCGTCCATGCACCGCATCGAGCAGTTCCGCTTCGCCGACGGCACCGCCCTCAGCCACGCCGAGCTGCTGGCCCAGGCCCTCACCGGCTCCGTCGGCAACGACACGCTCTACGGCGACGAGACGGCCAACACCTTCCTGGCGAGCACCGGCAACGACACCCTGATCGGCAAGGCGGGCAACGACACCTACCATTTCGGCCGCGGCTCCGGCCAGGACACCATCCGGGACTTCGACAACATCAACGGCAACCTCGACACGGTGGTGTTCGGCACCGGCATCACGGCTGCGGACCTGACCTTCTCGTTCGCCAACAGCGGCGCCGATCTGGTGATCGGCATCGCCGGCAGCACCGACACCCTGACCCTGGACGACGATCTCGTCGCGTCCATGCACCGCATCGAGCAGTTCCGCTTCGCCGACGGCACCGCCCTCAGCCACGCCGAGCTGCTGGCCCAGGCCCTCACCGGCTCCGTCGGCAACGACACGCTCTACGGCGACGAGACGGCCAACACCTTCCTGGCAAGCACCGGCAACGACACCCTGATCGGCAAGGCGGGCAACGACACCTACCATTTCGGCCGCGGCTCCGGCCAGGACACCATCCGGGACTTCGACAACATCAACGGCAACCTCGACACGGTGGTGTTCGGCACCGGCATCACGGCTGCGGACCTGACCTTCTCGTTCGCCAACAGCGGCGCCGATCTGGTGATCGGCATCGCCGGCAGCACCGACACCCTGACCCTGGACGACGATCTCGTCGCGTCCATGCACCGCATCGAGCAGTTCCGCTTCGCCGACGGCACCGCCCTCAGCCACGCCGAGCTGCTGGCCCAGGCCCTCACCGGCTCCGTCGGCAACGACACGCTCTACGGCGACGAGACGGCCAACACCTTCCTGGCAAGCACCGGCAACGATGTACTTTATGGGCGTGGAGGCAATGACCGCCTTAACGGTGGCGAGGGTACTGACACATTAGCCGGAGGCATAGGAAATGATACATTCGTCTTTGTGCAGGGCGAGGCAAATGGCGATATCATCTCTGATTTCTCGAAATCAGGCTCAAATGGTCAGGACTTTATAGAATTTCGCGGGTATGGCTATTCCGCATCTCTCACAAGCAATGGAGATTACTGGACAATATCAGATGGATATACGTCGGAAACAATCAAGATAATTGGCGTTTCTGTGCTCAGCTCGGGAACTAATTATGCCTTTACCCCATAA
- a CDS encoding S8 family peptidase, whose amino-acid sequence MPTDRPLLRFKPVSEGKRQKGERRHFSKTEFDWHFQARRLGGDIDKRLRDILSRGIDTETYRDPEAIAPERALVFEVYGALNDFARAAQRIGLDWLADEIVRLNLPEELDDDVDFEDDVLDDSWFDAIETAEFQNARGDVTGRLYVSMPTIESMRKLLELWDKFKEGGSPPDGHSDWWNLFKQLKDLRTWGPQDRLSMEAAAALRAELVRRQGQPQLIELDLWFRNDAAARQRAWAQLRQRLDAVEAEVVDDAEIPEIRYQAALVRVAPAVLEEILTGQGNIIVANEVMAIRPQSVSSHPATDGDGQPGPASAAPSPGSLRPPIAALIDGMPLENHNRLAGRIDVFDTGDLPPTPVNRRYHGTSMASLILHGDLEANEPPLDRLLHIVPVLTYDPAEGREATPSDKLPLKLIYEAVTRMKEGIGDAVPTAPDVFLINHSIGDVNERPLSSASAWARALDYLSYKYRVLFIVSAGNCEANLEIEGYTSIQEFHTADPIAREQAMMRALDANKATRALLAPAEAVNALTVGALHRDLAGALPGNVVDPFPTLRMSSLLSRLGLGLRNSVKPDVMSDGGRAIAQPTAGAPLLVRAYTPQAVGQRVAAPHHAGGLTHTMRSCGTSNAAALITRTAIRLSDALDDAVELTGAPSIPAGNRAVLVKALLTHTAAWGNAGDYMETHFPPQGTKAWLRRRENISRFLGYGIPDVDRLLEGAANRATLVGEGEIRPEKSHEFRFPLPPSLASKIDLRRLIITLAWFSPVRSSNQNYRTFGLEIAPGSGDNAFGLGLRAVGCQPPAALAGRGTLIHRILEGDAAVPFLESDAIVLRVQCRKPPFSGMTKVVAPYGLAVTLEVATSIGADIYAEVAQKVRIQQRQ is encoded by the coding sequence ATGCCGACCGACCGCCCGTTGCTAAGGTTCAAACCCGTAAGCGAAGGAAAAAGGCAGAAGGGGGAGAGGCGCCACTTTTCGAAGACGGAATTTGACTGGCACTTCCAAGCCCGTCGGCTCGGTGGCGACATCGACAAGCGCCTGCGCGACATTCTAAGCAGGGGGATCGACACAGAGACTTACCGGGATCCTGAAGCCATTGCCCCGGAACGGGCGCTGGTGTTCGAGGTCTACGGAGCCCTCAATGACTTTGCGCGAGCTGCTCAACGAATTGGGTTGGACTGGCTCGCGGATGAGATTGTCCGTCTGAACCTGCCAGAGGAACTCGACGATGACGTCGATTTCGAAGATGATGTTCTCGATGATTCGTGGTTCGACGCAATCGAGACCGCAGAGTTCCAGAATGCTCGTGGGGACGTCACCGGTCGGCTCTATGTCAGCATGCCGACGATCGAGTCGATGCGAAAGCTCCTTGAGCTTTGGGACAAATTCAAGGAGGGGGGCTCCCCGCCAGACGGTCATTCAGATTGGTGGAACCTCTTCAAGCAGCTGAAAGATCTCCGCACCTGGGGACCCCAGGATAGACTCTCGATGGAGGCCGCAGCCGCTTTGCGGGCGGAACTCGTTCGCCGCCAGGGGCAACCGCAGCTCATTGAACTGGATCTCTGGTTCCGTAACGACGCCGCCGCACGCCAGCGAGCGTGGGCGCAACTCCGACAGCGCTTGGACGCTGTTGAAGCCGAGGTTGTCGACGATGCCGAAATCCCGGAAATCCGTTATCAGGCGGCGCTGGTGCGGGTTGCACCAGCCGTTCTGGAGGAAATCCTGACTGGGCAGGGCAACATCATTGTTGCCAATGAGGTCATGGCCATCCGTCCGCAGTCGGTTTCTTCGCATCCAGCAACCGATGGCGACGGGCAGCCTGGCCCCGCTTCGGCAGCACCATCACCGGGTTCTCTCCGGCCTCCGATTGCCGCACTCATCGACGGCATGCCGTTGGAAAACCACAACCGTTTGGCCGGTCGCATCGACGTCTTTGACACCGGAGACCTGCCTCCGACGCCGGTGAACCGGCGCTACCACGGAACCAGCATGGCTTCGCTGATTCTCCATGGCGATCTGGAGGCCAACGAACCGCCACTTGATCGTCTTCTGCACATCGTGCCCGTGCTGACCTACGATCCGGCGGAAGGGCGTGAAGCGACGCCGAGCGATAAGCTGCCGCTCAAGCTCATTTACGAAGCTGTCACGCGGATGAAGGAAGGCATCGGCGATGCCGTGCCGACGGCTCCGGATGTATTCCTCATCAATCACTCGATCGGGGATGTTAACGAGCGCCCTTTGTCCTCCGCTAGCGCATGGGCCAGAGCGCTCGACTACCTCAGCTATAAGTACCGCGTGCTGTTCATTGTCAGCGCCGGGAACTGTGAAGCGAACCTTGAGATTGAGGGGTATACCTCCATTCAAGAGTTCCACACAGCCGATCCCATTGCTCGGGAACAGGCGATGATGCGGGCGCTCGATGCCAATAAGGCGACACGCGCCCTGCTGGCCCCTGCCGAGGCTGTGAACGCTCTCACAGTCGGCGCGCTTCACCGCGATTTGGCCGGCGCTTTGCCCGGCAACGTGGTTGACCCCTTTCCCACCCTGAGGATGTCCAGTCTTTTATCCCGCCTGGGCCTGGGGTTGCGCAACTCTGTAAAGCCTGACGTCATGAGCGACGGAGGCCGCGCCATCGCCCAGCCCACCGCCGGCGCACCGCTCTTGGTCCGCGCCTATACACCTCAGGCCGTTGGGCAGCGTGTTGCCGCTCCGCACCATGCTGGTGGGTTGACCCATACCATGCGCTCTTGTGGGACCAGCAATGCCGCAGCCCTCATTACCCGAACAGCTATCCGACTGTCCGATGCGCTCGACGACGCGGTTGAACTCACCGGCGCTCCGTCCATACCTGCCGGGAATCGTGCTGTTCTGGTGAAAGCTCTGCTCACCCACACGGCCGCCTGGGGGAACGCTGGCGATTACATGGAAACCCACTTCCCCCCTCAAGGGACCAAAGCCTGGCTGCGCCGCCGCGAGAACATCAGTCGCTTTTTGGGCTACGGCATTCCGGATGTCGACCGGTTGCTGGAGGGAGCCGCCAACCGCGCCACGCTGGTCGGCGAGGGCGAAATCCGCCCCGAGAAGTCGCACGAGTTCCGCTTCCCGTTGCCGCCGTCGCTCGCCAGCAAGATTGACCTGCGTCGGCTGATCATCACACTCGCGTGGTTCTCGCCGGTTAGGTCCAGCAACCAGAACTACCGAACTTTCGGGCTGGAGATCGCTCCCGGCAGCGGCGACAACGCGTTCGGTCTGGGGCTGAGGGCCGTCGGTTGCCAGCCTCCCGCAGCCCTCGCTGGCCGCGGCACGCTGATCCACCGTATTCTGGAAGGAGATGCTGCCGTTCCATTTCTGGAAAGCGATGCAATTGTCCTTCGGGTTCAATGCCGTAAACCCCCCTTCTCCGGCATGACCAAAGTGGTCGCCCCATACGGCTTGGCCGTCACGCTGGAGGTCGCCACCTCGATTGGTGCGGACATTTACGCCGAAGTGGCCCAGAAGGTCCGAATTCAACAGAGGCAATAG
- a CDS encoding AAA family ATPase codes for MSRSDLLIKLVEAGAQGDRPMLRRTVEAIVAEERAKQHHTLANRLTGALAVMDKAGPRAVAATYLPDRVRDYITEVPARRTLDELILSETVRQACDELIAEQRSGNLLRAHGLEPRHRVMLSGPPGNGKTSLAEALAEALSVPFLVVRYESIIGSYLGETATRLKRVFDYARTTPCVLFFDEFDAVGKERGDIHETGEIKRVVSSLLLQVDDLPAYTVIVCATNHPELLDRAVWRRFQLRLDLPNPDQKQLKEWFERFLHQFDDSSGFSSSTLSASLSGASFADVEQFGLDIRRRLVMAMGDMSTKEAISRQLALWAHRFKTPTQAQDEHADRPPVAKVQTRKRRKKAEGGEAPLFEDGI; via the coding sequence ATGAGTAGGAGCGATCTGCTGATCAAGCTCGTCGAGGCTGGGGCCCAAGGGGACCGGCCAATGCTGCGCCGGACTGTCGAGGCCATTGTTGCAGAAGAGCGCGCCAAACAGCATCATACTCTGGCCAACCGTCTGACCGGGGCGTTGGCAGTGATGGACAAGGCGGGACCCCGTGCCGTGGCGGCCACATACCTTCCAGATCGGGTCCGCGACTACATCACCGAGGTGCCGGCGCGTCGCACTTTGGATGAATTGATTCTTTCCGAGACCGTCCGTCAAGCCTGTGACGAACTCATCGCCGAACAGCGCTCCGGCAACCTGTTGCGCGCGCATGGGCTTGAGCCGCGCCATCGAGTCATGCTGTCGGGGCCGCCTGGCAATGGTAAAACCAGCTTGGCCGAGGCACTGGCTGAGGCGCTGTCAGTGCCCTTCCTGGTGGTGCGCTACGAGAGCATCATCGGCAGTTATCTGGGCGAAACCGCAACCCGCCTTAAGCGGGTCTTCGACTATGCCCGTACAACACCGTGCGTGCTGTTCTTTGACGAATTCGATGCGGTTGGCAAGGAGCGCGGCGACATTCACGAAACCGGCGAGATTAAGCGTGTCGTCAGTTCGCTCCTGCTGCAGGTCGACGATCTTCCGGCTTACACCGTCATCGTCTGTGCCACCAACCACCCCGAATTGCTCGACCGGGCTGTCTGGCGCCGCTTCCAGCTGCGTTTGGATCTGCCAAACCCCGATCAGAAACAACTGAAAGAATGGTTTGAGCGCTTCCTGCATCAGTTTGACGATAGTTCTGGGTTCTCTTCTTCAACTCTTTCGGCTAGTCTCAGCGGCGCGAGCTTTGCGGATGTCGAGCAATTCGGCTTGGATATCCGTCGCCGGCTCGTGATGGCGATGGGCGACATGAGCACGAAGGAGGCGATATCTCGCCAGTTGGCGCTCTGGGCTCATCGGTTCAAGACACCGACCCAGGCCCAGGACGAACATGCCGACCGACCGCCCGTTGCTAAGGTTCAAACCCGTAAGCGAAGGAAAAAGGCAGAAGGGGGAGAGGCGCCACTTTTCGAAGACGGAATTTGA
- a CDS encoding protocatechuate 3,4-dioxygenase, translating into MATLSTTAFLPRPAGAATLVPAPGQTEGPFYPTSFPAYVDSDLVQVHGAAARALGTVAHIGGRSLDRSGRPVTGAVVEIWQCDAQGIYRHPRAPGYDQFDGNFQGYGRTAVDADGTYRFRTPKPVPYPGRTPHIHYAVIVPGTGRFVTQMYVAGEPLNARDGLLNAIRDPQARRSVIVPLLAADDVEAGALRGTFDIVLTL; encoded by the coding sequence ATGGCAACGCTGAGCACCACGGCCTTCCTCCCCAGACCGGCCGGCGCCGCGACCCTCGTCCCGGCGCCCGGCCAGACCGAAGGCCCGTTCTACCCGACCAGCTTCCCCGCGTACGTCGACTCCGACCTCGTTCAGGTCCACGGGGCGGCGGCCCGGGCGTTGGGCACGGTTGCCCACATCGGGGGACGGAGCCTCGACCGCAGCGGGCGGCCGGTCACCGGCGCGGTGGTCGAAATCTGGCAATGCGACGCACAGGGGATCTACCGGCACCCACGGGCGCCCGGTTATGACCAGTTCGACGGCAACTTCCAGGGCTACGGCCGGACGGCGGTCGACGCGGACGGAACCTACCGGTTCCGGACGCCCAAGCCGGTGCCCTATCCCGGCCGCACGCCCCACATCCATTACGCGGTGATCGTGCCCGGCACCGGGCGGTTCGTGACGCAGATGTACGTCGCGGGAGAGCCGCTGAACGCCCGCGACGGCCTGCTGAACGCCATCCGCGACCCGCAGGCGCGCCGCAGCGTGATCGTCCCGTTGCTCGCGGCGGACGACGTCGAGGCGGGCGCGCTCCGGGGCACCTTCGACATCGTCCTCACCCTCTGA